The nucleotide window ACATTTATAGTTGATAAATCATCAACCAAGTCTCTAGGCACGCACCAGAGCACGAGCCTGGAAATtagtattattttcttttattataaaTGATATTTTTGCTCTAATTACAGCAAAAGATGATAAATGAACCATCAATCAACAACTCAAAGCATATCAGCAATCTCACTGACTGTATGCATAAATTTTTGCAGCAGtacacaaacaaataataaaaagattACAACAAGTGACAATGATTTCGAAATACAAGAGCTTTAGTTTGAAAAAACAATTTCGCGCCGATGTTGTTTGAACTCTAGACGTTCATCAGTTCTTGAAAGACATTCATGGCAGAAGCTGGAAGCCCCAAAAGCACGTTTATGATCTTCTTTTCCGTCCCATTAGAAAGGAACAAGATCACTTCCTTCTCCGGCAATGCCACCGGACCCGATAGCACGGGCTCTCCCCAACCAAAATCAGTGGTGTAGAACGACAGCTTAGACCAAGTCGTGATCAAGAGTGTGGAGGCCAACGAAGGCCTAGCTCGCGTCAGCTCGAAATAATCTATGGCAGATCTCATGTAACTGTCAGTGACCATCTTGATTGCATCTTGAACGAGTCCGACTGCATTTGACAGCGGCTTGTCCAGCAAGTCACCTGCCTGGCAGATGGAATTTGTCAGCACAATGCCGTTGCCAAAGTACCCTTTTGGCAGCGGCGGCCTGAATTTAGGCCTCCCGTCAACAGCAAACAGGAGCTTTATTTGTTGCTCAGGCAGCAGATTTAGCGCTCTGGTCCGAGCTTTCCACACGAATGCAGAGAGGGCTTCGAAAGTAGTGCAATTTTCAAGCGCCCCCTCTTCCCTGGCCTtcattttgagtttttcaagCTTCTCACTGTCGAAACTGAAGGATCTGTACAGCATTTTTTCCTCACAAAGGTCATTGTTGGTGCTACAAGTGCGGGTAATCTCTGAGAATTCATGATGCGGGTACTCTATCCTAGGTGGGTTTCGCGCCTTGAGTATGCTTCTGTCTAAAAACGGAGGAGCTGTCAATGGCAAACCTCTGGCAATTTTACCCCACGAGTTCACGAATTCCATTGCACCGATGCCATCAAACATACAATGATTCATGCACAGGCCAAGAGAAAATCCTCCACATTTGAATTTAGTCACCTAATAAAAtcatcatttatttatgaatgcaAATTCAAGATACAATAAGTGAAATGTAACGAAGAGATTCAAGTACAAACCTGAACCACCAGAGGAGGCATCTCCAGTATGTTTTTTGCACCCGGAACATCATAAACCAGCTTCCCAAGAGTCTCGGGGTCCGGCTTTGTTGTGTCACCAATCTCTTCTATCGCGCAATCTGTTTCAGCCTCGACGAAAACAGCTCCTTCCCCCGTGCAATCCACAATGAGCTTTCCCTCCGCGCTAATTGCTAACCGCCCAGCAAGAGGGTAGTAGTGGACAAGAACCTTCTTCAAAGCATCCTTGATCACTTCCCCTGCCTCGTCATTTCCCTTATCATCCGACTTGAAGCAGTAAATAGTACGAACAGTCACCGCAATGTTTTGGTCAAGGTTCGAGAGGAAGTACAAACCCTTCTCCGTTTCAACTGCAGGGGAAACCAGAGTTGGCTCTCCTTGCTTCACTCTCAGCTCGAACGCGTCACCATTGGTGGTGTTGTCCATCGCGACAGACTTTCCGAATTCAGCAACCTGAAAACACAGTATCAAAAAAtgcagagaaaaagaagaagcaagTTTGCAAAGAATTTAGGGCTCGTTTGGTACTGCTTCTTTAGGAAGCATTTCTGCTCATAAACGTTTGCTAGAAGTACTTTTATTAGAAAcacttggaaatttttagagGAAACACTCTGTCAGAAGCACTTAGCCCTCGAAGCAGTTCCAAACAAACCTTTAATATGAGTTATGAGAGAACAAACCATGTGAGCAAGCTGACGAATGGAAAGGAGAGTTCTGTAAAAAGCTGAAAGGAATGCTCAAAAACTCGAATGAAGAAACCGAAAATTGATGAGGGCGGAAAAGGGAATGGCTCTGGAGGTTTCAGAAGGACTGGAGGAGCAGGATAAATATAGAAAGGTGGAATGGACCAACTTATCTTGTATTACTTGTTTAAGAAAGAGAATATAATGGTGGAAAGGGACAGGTAGTTGTGCCTGAAACCTGAGTGATAATCCAAATGTTTCGGGCAACGATACGACACGACACTGCAGATGCTGCGTTTTTCATCTGGAAAATATGAATGTAGGGCAGGCAGATGGGTGAGGGTAGGCCACTGATACCGAAACCTAACACGCCAGATAAGAGATTGATGTCATAAAGAAGGGGTAGGGGATTATTTGGTGGGGTTGGTATCCAAATTCCATAACCCCTCTTTGGTTGGTTTATTCTCTTACtacaagtttttaattttttgggtcAGTGGTCTCTTGTTACAAGTTATCACATAACAATGCCCCATCTTTGCTTCTCAGAtctcatttttgtaattttctttccCGCCGGACTCGTAATTCCGGTGATCATCATGGTCGAAATGGCGAAGGTACAAATAAAACACGCTCAAATCTTTGTCTGAAAGTGTATTAGGTTGCTTTTTAACAAACAGAGTGACATGCTCTACCTTTCGAACTTAGAAGACCAAGTCCAAGAGCAGGAAAGGAGCAACTAGAAAGGATTCCGGGAAAGATGAATGATTAACCAACTGCGAGTTTTCTAATGGGTTTAGTTACGTCTTTAATATAAATTAGAAGAACCAATTTTCAGATGCGAAGTATCAAGCATGTCGTGGAAGTAGAATATAAAACGATAGTTTTCTAGTTTGGATACTTTGTATTATCAcgcaaggagagagagagagagagagagagagagaagggtgtATAAAACTTGTCGCTGACAAACAAATTGTATTGGAAACAGAGTTAGAAATACAAAAGAATCTCTACAATTTTACGGTATACATTTCCAGCCATACTGATACAACATCACACAAACTCTTTGCACTCGGCTCATAGGTAGCTTGCACAAAACTTATCAAAAGTCAACAAATTCCTATAGGTTACTCAGGATAGCAATCGATATTTCAATGTCAAGGCCTCGCATGGTTTTGCTTGTTGCTTTTCCATTCCAACAACTGATACTGAACACAGCTAAGCGGGTGGCAAACTGACCTCGAAAAAGTCATGCCTGACCACACTTGCTTAGACAAGCAACTCCTTCTTCTAGATAATCCTCCCTCGTGATCCAAAATTCAGGAGCATCCTGCATGTGTTAACCCCACCACATTGAAATTTTCTTAGATGGCTTGCAGTTACCCATCTCCAATGTGGGATATCAATGACATCATATGGAAACTCGATCTAAAAGGTAGAGAGGACAAACAATGTAATGTACCTTCATAATTCCCGCAAGGACTGCACCACCTAGATACACCATGTGCTTTCTTCGTGGAGGATCTTCAATTCGCAATCGCAATTTCTGTTCACCACAAATTTTAGAGCGTGAGAAATAGAACGACTGAGCTCAGTCTATTATGCCAGATTCAACTTGATGATATTCTTTCGAAtcactaatttttttatatcaatTGGGATATCCCGACCTATACATGGTCAGTTTAGTACCACTTCAATACCAACATAATACACACGGTATGTTTCGTATTTTTTAAAAGCTCGGTTTGTTCCCTTTCTTATCCATGAAACACAAAACTCTTATCTTACCTTGAGTCCATCTTTGTTACCCTTCAAAACAACGTCAAGATAACGGTCCAGTATTTCCTTCTCCAAACTGAAGAAACACCACATTTAATATCAGAATTTCATCAATTTCAAACCAATCTTTAATAAGAAAACAAGATGCCCATAGGACGAAAAAGAATTCAActtttaatgtaaaaaaaaactgttttttttttttttttttttgagtacatccatatttttacactaaggggagggagagttctggctaagccacacaatgtcaacctaattttaatttctttttaataacAGAAAATTGACATGCCATGTCAGATATAACGCGAAAAAACTACTTCAAACAAGAAACTTATAATCCAAGTGATGCAGAGAAGGGTAAGATATTACCGACTGGGTAATCCAGGATACATCGTGCTCCCTCCACTTAAAACAATATGCTGGTAGAGCTGCAACAAATGCAATAAAGTCATACAATCAATGACAGGAAGTCAAATGGATAAAGAACTAATCAATGCTAATTTGCAATCGGATTCATATAGGTACTACCATCATCCTGTTGTCAATATCCATTTCCTGAATACAGCGGAATACCATGTCAGCCATTCCATCACCTTCAACATCTATAAGTTCCTGTACAAGGAAAAAATTAATGAGTATTAAAAGACTTCAACCTGTTACAAACTTTTTCTCCAAACCCAGAATTGCAGGTGCTAATATCACTTTGAAGAGGTACAATTTGAGCAATTTAGATTAAAGACATTTGAGCAATTTTGTTGACTAGAGAAAAGTTTTAATAACCAACGTCAAGGAAAGAGCAAAGAAAACTGGAAAGTTACAGGAGTGAAAAGAGCCTCAGGAGCCTGGAACCTTTCGGTGCCAACTTTAATCACCCTTCCATCTGGCAGCTGAATAAACCATCACATATCAGAGTATTAGcatcaaaatatatataactcTTGATTAAAACTATATCGATACAATAAAAGAGGGAATCAAAgagaaaaatgacaaacaaaaaACGAAGAATCaccaaaataagaaaaaattgCTGGCATTAGAGCAAAGAAAGAGTGACATACAAAAAACATAAGCAAATAAAAGACGAACTTATAATATGGCTGCTCCCGACTATGTCTTTTCAGTCAAGCCATACATAGACGAATTGGATATCTAATGATATGCTACTGAAACTAACTTACAGTGTAATTTTTTACAAGTATGGTGGTTTCAAGTCCCAACTGATACTCCCTTTTGTAATCATAACTGCATCAAATTTGATacaaaaattcatgaaattaatGTTTCGACAacattcctcaccaaaaacgaAAAGTTCCATAACATAAGAATACAGGTTTTGTTTACCTAATATAGCAAAGCTTCTCCTTGATTTCCCTAACAGTCTCAAAATCAGCTGTCCTATTCATTGAATACCTTCACGAATAAAGTTACAATCCTCAGTCAAATGAAAGTTTCACCTAACAAATGAAAGATAATGCAAACCACATTGATCTTGCTAAGTATAAGCAAATGGTTCTCACCCCCTCCGTGAGAGCAAATCAACAAGATAGGATGTTATGTGTCGGCCAGCTACATTCATTCGCTTCGTAAGATGAGGAAATGAGTAGCCATCGACAACTGGAACCTAGAAGGTTGagcaaattaattaaaagttgatATAGAGTTTGATTTCCCTTCAATTCCATTGCTGTGCAATATTTAACTAATCGCTAAAACATTTAACTACAGAGTGACACACTATGCAAGCTGTTGACAGTACTTTAAATACAAAACGTAGAAGTTATTTTTGAGGAATTTACCACATGTGTAACGCCATCACCAGAGTCAATAACTAATCCGGTTAGCAAGCCTGTAGAAAAACAAGGAAATAATGAAGCCCAtgaccgaaaaaaaaaacaaaactttacctaAGCATAAGTAGCAATGGTGGTTATAGTAATGTGATGACTGTTCCAACATATAATTCTGGCAAGTTATATTAAGTGCTTTCACTCTCCCCATCGATGTTTTCCAAGAATTTGAAAGTGCAATAGTCaaaaagacattttttttttggtagaaaTAAGACGAAGAAAACCAAAAAGGGAGAAACAAAAGAAGTTGGGGGTAAAAACAACATCATAAGCATTTAACCTTTAATCATCTCTATAAGCACCTTGAGCATACAACGTTAAAACAGCTTGAATTTGAATGAAGACACCAGCAAAATTGTACTTCTCAAACATGGTCTCAACCTGAAATATCGAATCAAGACGAATCATGAAATACCAACAACGCCATAATTAACGATATATACTATGGTACAGGTATGGTTACCAAAACAAATTACTACTTTAGAaagaaattgcaaaaaaaaaaaaaccattttttcACGGTTCTTTGAAGGATTAAGAGGCGGGTCTGTGAGTAATATCTGACACTCAGTAGGATCTATCTGTTGACAGAAAATACACAACATATTATTAACAATCCGAATGAAACTATAATATCGAAATTGACAATCAAAAGCAGCAAGAGTTTACCTTTAGTTCACTGTAGAATGCATGGTCCCAGACATGGCCCATATCATCCCAGTTTTGCACAATGCCATTGTTAACCGGGTAATTTATATCCAATTGATGCCGAAATTCGGCGCAAGCTTCTCCAACAATGACATCCTAAACGCAGTtataaaatttaagaaaaaaagggCTCTCAGAACTCATAACTAATCACTAATCACTAATCACTAATCACTCAATCACATTAAGAACATAATAAAATTCTTAACCTTGATCAGAGCTCGAACAAAAAGATCAAAACTTGTAATGAAAAGATTATTAAAGTATCAACCTTGATTTCTTGTTCCATAAGTGATTCCTCGTAGCGAAGCAGTGGCCTTCCAACTACGCAAGGGAACACAGAGGTGGGAAAGTTCTCTCCAGCAAATCCACATTTCACATACTGCaaattaaatcaaacaaaataaacaaaacccaCAAAATAAAGTATGATCCCAACACCTACAGATCCCAAACGGATGTCAAAATTTGCCGGATCGTTGAAATCTTCCAACACAGATTAGAATATAAGTGCTTTTTCTGTATGTGTGAGGGAAAGCAGAAAAGCTAGCGAGAGGAGTGTACCCCGGTGCCATTGTCGCACACGACGACGTTTCGACTGTTCATGTTCAGCTGCTGCTGTTGATAGTTTGTTGCTGTTTGTGCTGGTTTTTCGTCTACTGCATTTTCTTCAACCCGAAGTTCGTCCAACTGCAGGAGAGAGGGTGTGACGGGATTTCTGCGTAGTCGCGATTCGCGAAGTTAGAAAAAAGGAGCCAAACAAAAACGAGGACGACGTCGTATCCATAATTTTTTGCAAGTGATACTGTTTATTTTTGGAACTAAACCAATTCTATTCCATTACTTGAGGGaggtttatttttcttttttttttaatttaaaaaaaacgaTAGCATTAGTGTGTAAAATTGTTAGttgttgccacttagtactacggtttaatgatattcattttcacttgtaagtgagagatcttatgttcgattatctcaaaaatcgaatttGAACAATATTATTGCCAACTTATTGTGAGATTAAACGC belongs to Malus sylvestris chromosome 17, drMalSylv7.2, whole genome shotgun sequence and includes:
- the LOC126609567 gene encoding omega-hydroxypalmitate O-feruloyl transferase-like — its product is MVAEFGKSVAMDNTTNGDAFELRVKQGEPTLVSPAVETEKGLYFLSNLDQNIAVTVRTIYCFKSDDKGNDEAGEVIKDALKKVLVHYYPLAGRLAISAEGKLIVDCTGEGAVFVEAETDCAIEEIGDTTKPDPETLGKLVYDVPGAKNILEMPPLVVQVTKFKCGGFSLGLCMNHCMFDGIGAMEFVNSWGKIARGLPLTAPPFLDRSILKARNPPRIEYPHHEFSEITRTCSTNNDLCEEKMLYRSFSFDSEKLEKLKMKAREEGALENCTTFEALSAFVWKARTRALNLLPEQQIKLLFAVDGRPKFRPPLPKGYFGNGIVLTNSICQAGDLLDKPLSNAVGLVQDAIKMVTDSYMRSAIDYFELTRARPSLASTLLITTWSKLSFYTTDFGWGEPVLSGPVALPEKEVILFLSNGTEKKIINVLLGLPASAMNVFQELMNV
- the LOC126612677 gene encoding actin-related protein 2 isoform X2, whose protein sequence is MNSRNVVVCDNGTGYVKCGFAGENFPTSVFPCVVGRPLLRYEESLMEQEIKVETMFEKYNFAGVFIQIQAVLTLYAQGLLTGLVIDSGDGVTHVVPVVDGYSFPHLTKRMNVAGRHITSYLVDLLSRRGYSMNRTADFETVREIKEKLCYISYDYKREYQLGLETTILVKNYTLPDGRVIKVGTERFQAPEALFTPELIDVEGDGMADMVFRCIQEMDIDNRMMLYQHIVLSGGSTMYPGLPSRLEKEILDRYLDVVLKGNKDGLKKLRLRIEDPPRRKHMVYLGGAVLAGIMKDAPEFWITREDYLEEGVACLSKCGQA
- the LOC126612677 gene encoding actin-related protein 2 isoform X1, which translates into the protein MNSRNVVVCDNGTGYVKCGFAGENFPTSVFPCVVGRPLLRYEESLMEQEIKDVIVGEACAEFRHQLDINYPVNNGIVQNWDDMGHVWDHAFYSELKIDPTECQILLTDPPLNPSKNREKMVETMFEKYNFAGVFIQIQAVLTLYAQGLLTGLVIDSGDGVTHVVPVVDGYSFPHLTKRMNVAGRHITSYLVDLLSRRGYSMNRTADFETVREIKEKLCYISYDYKREYQLGLETTILVKNYTLPDGRVIKVGTERFQAPEALFTPELIDVEGDGMADMVFRCIQEMDIDNRMMLYQHIVLSGGSTMYPGLPSRLEKEILDRYLDVVLKGNKDGLKKLRLRIEDPPRRKHMVYLGGAVLAGIMKDAPEFWITREDYLEEGVACLSKCGQA